From the Burkholderia ubonensis genome, one window contains:
- a CDS encoding paraquat-inducible protein A, with translation MHRNDLIACHECDALLHKPRLSGRDVAHCPRCDAVLYRSSSAQLERICALALAGLITFVIAQAFPILEMDVNGNRVQTTLLGAIESLWRQDMALVAVMVFCSTVLFPLVEMAALLYLLFPMRRGRVPPGFNFVLRAIQLVRPWGMIEVFMLGIIVTIVKMVSLARVVPEAALFAFAALTLMIAVVLMFDPAAVGHRRRAARRARRRRSAAAGGAPPMTTPTAAREGLASCHTCGLVQPLDRTRTHAHAHCARCGAALHFRTPNSIARTWALLLAAAILYIPANLLPIMRTSSLVGAQQDTIMSGVVYFWTSGEWPLAVVVFVASILVPMLKLGVLVILVISAQRRSAWRPLQRTRLFRIVERIGRWSMLDIFVVTLTVALVHFRSLAVITAGPGALAFGSVVILTMLASMQFDPRLIWDPVENSGKHHE, from the coding sequence ATGCATCGAAACGACCTGATTGCCTGCCACGAATGCGACGCACTGTTGCACAAACCGCGTCTTAGCGGTCGCGACGTCGCGCATTGCCCGCGCTGCGACGCGGTGCTCTACCGCAGCAGCTCGGCCCAGCTCGAGCGGATCTGCGCGCTCGCGCTCGCAGGGCTGATCACGTTCGTGATCGCGCAGGCGTTCCCGATCCTCGAGATGGACGTGAACGGCAACCGCGTGCAGACGACGCTGCTCGGCGCGATCGAATCGCTGTGGCGCCAGGACATGGCGCTCGTCGCCGTGATGGTGTTCTGCTCGACCGTCTTGTTTCCGCTCGTCGAGATGGCCGCGCTGCTGTACCTGCTGTTCCCGATGCGGCGCGGGCGCGTGCCGCCCGGGTTCAACTTCGTGCTGCGCGCGATCCAGCTGGTGCGCCCGTGGGGGATGATCGAGGTGTTCATGCTCGGCATCATCGTGACCATCGTCAAGATGGTCTCGCTCGCGCGCGTCGTGCCGGAAGCCGCGCTGTTCGCGTTCGCCGCGCTGACGCTGATGATCGCCGTCGTGCTGATGTTCGACCCAGCGGCTGTGGGACATCGCCGACGAGCTGCGCGACGGGCCCGGCGACGACGAAGCGCCGCTGCCGGAGGCGCCCCGCCGATGACGACGCCGACCGCCGCCCGCGAGGGCCTCGCCAGCTGCCATACGTGCGGGCTCGTGCAGCCACTTGACCGCACGCGCACGCATGCGCACGCGCACTGCGCGCGCTGCGGCGCCGCGCTCCATTTCCGCACGCCGAACAGCATCGCGCGCACCTGGGCGCTGCTGCTCGCCGCCGCGATCCTCTACATTCCGGCGAACCTGCTGCCGATCATGCGCACGTCGTCGCTCGTCGGCGCTCAGCAGGACACGATCATGAGCGGCGTCGTCTATTTCTGGACCTCGGGCGAGTGGCCGCTCGCCGTCGTCGTGTTCGTCGCGAGCATCCTCGTGCCGATGCTCAAGCTCGGCGTGCTCGTGATCCTCGTGATCAGCGCGCAGCGCCGCTCCGCGTGGCGGCCGCTGCAGCGCACGCGCCTGTTCCGGATCGTCGAGCGCATCGGCCGCTGGTCGATGCTCGACATCTTCGTCGTGACGCTCACCGTCGCGCTCGTCCACTTTCGTTCACTGGCCGTGATCACGGCCGGCCCCGGCGCGCTCGCGTTCGGCTCGGTCGTGATCCTCACGATGCTGGCGTCGATGCAGTTCGATCCCCGCCTGATCTGGGATCCTGTCGAAAACTCAGGGAAACACCATGAATAG
- a CDS encoding intermembrane transport protein PqiB, producing the protein MNSPQGPQHDRPRPPDPAISTKSGWLPSLVWLVPLVAALIGIGLVIKSVRERGPEITISFRSAEGLEPGKTQVKYKDVEIGIVKTITLSKDLARVLVDVQLKKEAEDFAVKGSRFWVVRPRIGATGVSGLGTLLSGAYIGVDAGRSQEGQTDFTGLETPPPVTGDQKGTQYVLRGASLGSVDIGSPVYYRRVQVGQVVGFSLDKDGTGVTVNVFVNAPYDQYVGVNSRWWQASGVDLRLDSSGLKLNTQSLATVILGGIAFQAPPGQGSGAAAPNNTVFHLGSDEADAMREPDGPPLQVVMNFNQSLRGLAVGAPVDFRGIVLGEVTNIGIDYDPKAKNFTMPVTMNLYPERLGRRFRETIESKGEAARRGIVERLVERGLRGQLRTGNLLTSQLYVALDFFPKATTAKIDPSRQPLELPTVPNELEELQVVVADIAKKLGKVPFDQIGANLNSTLANADRLFRQLDTQVAPEARDTLSAAKQTFSAAEATLQQDSPLQSDVRGALKELTRTLQSLNALSDYLERHPESLLKGKPGDKQ; encoded by the coding sequence ATGAATAGTCCGCAAGGCCCGCAGCACGACCGGCCCCGGCCACCCGATCCGGCGATCTCGACGAAAAGCGGCTGGCTGCCGTCGCTCGTCTGGCTCGTGCCGCTGGTCGCCGCGCTGATCGGCATCGGCCTCGTGATCAAGTCCGTGCGCGAGCGCGGCCCGGAAATCACGATCAGCTTCCGCAGCGCCGAGGGCCTCGAGCCCGGCAAGACCCAGGTCAAGTACAAGGACGTCGAGATCGGCATCGTCAAGACGATCACGCTGTCGAAGGACCTGGCGCGCGTGCTGGTCGACGTGCAGCTCAAGAAGGAGGCCGAGGACTTCGCGGTCAAGGGCTCGCGCTTCTGGGTCGTGCGTCCGCGGATCGGTGCGACCGGCGTGTCGGGGCTCGGCACGCTGCTGTCGGGCGCGTACATCGGCGTCGACGCCGGCCGCTCGCAGGAAGGGCAAACCGACTTCACGGGCCTCGAGACGCCGCCGCCCGTCACCGGCGACCAGAAGGGCACGCAGTACGTGCTGCGCGGCGCGTCGCTCGGCTCCGTCGACATCGGCTCGCCGGTCTACTACCGGCGCGTGCAGGTCGGCCAGGTGGTCGGCTTCTCGCTCGACAAGGACGGCACGGGCGTCACCGTCAACGTGTTCGTCAACGCGCCGTACGACCAGTACGTCGGCGTCAATTCGCGCTGGTGGCAGGCGAGCGGCGTCGACCTGCGGCTCGATTCGAGCGGCCTGAAGCTGAACACGCAGTCGCTCGCGACGGTGATCCTCGGCGGCATCGCGTTCCAGGCGCCGCCCGGCCAGGGCAGCGGCGCGGCCGCGCCGAACAACACGGTGTTCCACCTCGGCTCCGACGAGGCCGACGCGATGCGCGAGCCGGACGGCCCGCCGCTGCAGGTCGTGATGAACTTCAACCAGTCGCTGCGCGGCCTTGCCGTCGGCGCGCCGGTCGACTTCCGCGGCATCGTGCTCGGCGAAGTCACGAACATCGGCATCGACTACGATCCGAAGGCGAAGAACTTCACGATGCCGGTGACGATGAACCTCTATCCGGAACGGCTCGGCCGGCGCTTCCGCGAAACGATCGAGAGCAAGGGCGAGGCCGCCCGCCGCGGGATCGTCGAGCGGCTCGTCGAGCGCGGGCTGCGCGGCCAGCTGCGCACCGGCAACCTGCTGACGAGCCAGCTCTACGTCGCGCTCGACTTCTTCCCGAAGGCAACGACCGCGAAGATCGACCCGTCGCGCCAGCCGCTCGAGCTGCCGACCGTGCCGAACGAGCTCGAGGAGCTGCAGGTGGTGGTCGCCGACATCGCGAAGAAGCTCGGCAAGGTGCCGTTCGACCAGATCGGCGCGAACCTGAACAGCACGCTCGCGAACGCCGACAGGCTGTTCAGGCAGCTCGACACGCAGGTCGCGCCCGAGGCGCGCGACACGCTGTCGGCCGCGAAGCAGACCTTCTCGGCCGCCGAGGCGACGCTGCAGCAGGATTCGCCGCTGCAGTCCGACGTGCGCGGCGCGCTGAAGGAACTCACACGCACGCTGCAATCGCTGAACGCGCTCTCGGACTATCTGGAGCGCCACCCCGAATCGCTGCTCAAGGGCAAGCCAGGAGACAAGCAATGA
- a CDS encoding PqiC family protein gives MTTRVNGFASGAAVVLAALALAACSSPPARFYTLTPADAALAVRTAPANPPFLIEVPSVGVPEQVAKNQLVVQKNAAQVDVLELERWASPPADEIRRALSDDLAAQLGTIDVVNSAYPAGVPVYRVSVNVQRFESWPAKRAAIDAVWSVRAVGTQVVMTCRTSVAEPVGDGYDALVAGHRRALDAIATQAAAGVRALAARRGVAASGASAVAGGKTTVAATAVPVVPCPANPAPGGDAGATGKSGA, from the coding sequence ATGACGACACGCGTGAACGGATTCGCGAGCGGCGCGGCGGTGGTTCTCGCCGCGCTGGCGCTCGCCGCGTGCAGCTCGCCGCCCGCGCGGTTCTATACGCTCACCCCCGCCGACGCGGCGCTCGCGGTGCGTACGGCGCCCGCCAACCCGCCGTTCCTGATCGAGGTGCCGTCCGTCGGCGTCCCCGAGCAGGTCGCGAAGAACCAGCTCGTCGTGCAGAAGAACGCCGCGCAGGTCGACGTGCTCGAGCTGGAACGCTGGGCGTCGCCGCCCGCCGACGAGATCCGCCGCGCGCTGTCCGACGACCTCGCCGCGCAGCTCGGCACGATCGACGTCGTGAATTCCGCGTATCCGGCAGGCGTGCCCGTGTACCGGGTCAGCGTCAACGTGCAGCGCTTCGAGTCGTGGCCGGCCAAGCGCGCGGCGATCGACGCGGTGTGGAGCGTGCGCGCGGTCGGCACGCAGGTTGTGATGACCTGCCGCACGAGCGTCGCCGAGCCGGTCGGCGACGGCTACGACGCGCTCGTCGCCGGTCATCGGCGCGCGCTCGACGCGATCGCGACGCAGGCGGCCGCCGGCGTGCGCGCGCTGGCCGCGCGGCGTGGGGTGGCGGCGAGTGGAGCGAGCGCGGTGGCAGGCGGCAAGACGACGGTCGCCGCGACGGCCGTGCCGGTCGTGCCCTGCCCGGCCAATCCGGCGCCCGGCGGCGACGCAGGCGCGACCGGCAAGTCGGGCGCGTAA
- a CDS encoding site-specific recombinase: MFRSLTTLIKKWRASRSASHQLDALLAHADADAPYAERSEWLIELAHWLRRSGAMQAAAQDAAERDDDARTFPAHARLRYLFHVLDRNPAWKSHAARILRGILRECDGISLLCDAGMPVHSGFFGALFERLDSSMIPPAPNRRELSALFTLMFPAPEDAQWIGALPDDLLARLAALLSFDVTDDERHEPGSLSRDLLAALHNLTCQISSTGLSQTVRSRLSDDDAPKPLEAQPFYRLTGAMLAVESAHAAVEEGGAPSKLLHEVNYLRVLLDECRIAVDDVFAHLYRNGVSVDIVFQVERMRMRIQRAEMLLNAWMARDDLRGTARLTAELVDANQNSQSVSHLVRSNFSLFARKLVETNADTGEHYITRGRAEYLKMLRMAAGGGLVTVATVCLKFAVTGAHLQSMLEGLLAGVNYAASFMVMHFLHFTLATKQPAMTAPTLARELDGTTHDDGVKHFVSSVIALIRTQAAAICGNVLVVLPVCLLVQLFAGGVLHANLISAQKAHATLQSFSLLGPTPLYAALTGVLLWSSSLLAGWADNWFVLHRVGDALAYNRRLRLTLGAAGAAKLAHFCRSNVAGVVGNVGLGLMLGLVPAIVTAVAFSFEVRHVTLSAGSIGIALGVLGKDTLGSPELWWAAAGVLSMAILNVAVSFALAFTMAVRSRSLRPTKVRALVAAIGRAVLANPLVLVWPAAGATARTGQSGSH, from the coding sequence ATGTTCCGTTCCCTGACGACCCTGATCAAGAAGTGGCGCGCGTCGCGCAGTGCGAGCCACCAGCTCGACGCGCTGCTGGCGCACGCCGACGCCGACGCGCCCTACGCCGAGCGCAGCGAATGGCTGATCGAGCTCGCGCACTGGCTGCGCCGCAGCGGCGCGATGCAGGCCGCGGCGCAGGACGCCGCCGAACGCGACGACGACGCGCGCACGTTCCCCGCGCATGCGCGGCTGCGCTACCTGTTCCACGTGCTCGACCGCAACCCGGCGTGGAAATCGCATGCCGCGCGAATCCTGCGCGGCATCCTGCGCGAATGCGACGGCATCTCGCTGCTGTGCGACGCCGGCATGCCGGTGCACTCGGGCTTCTTCGGCGCACTGTTCGAGCGGCTCGACTCGTCGATGATCCCGCCCGCGCCGAACCGCCGCGAACTGTCCGCGCTGTTCACGCTGATGTTCCCGGCGCCGGAAGATGCCCAGTGGATCGGCGCGCTGCCCGACGACCTGCTCGCGCGCCTCGCCGCGCTGCTGTCGTTCGACGTGACCGACGACGAGCGTCACGAGCCCGGCTCGCTTTCTCGCGACCTGCTCGCGGCGCTGCACAACCTGACCTGCCAGATCAGCTCGACCGGCCTGTCGCAGACCGTGCGCAGCCGCCTGTCCGACGACGACGCGCCCAAGCCGCTCGAAGCGCAGCCGTTCTACCGGCTGACGGGCGCGATGCTCGCGGTCGAATCCGCGCACGCCGCGGTCGAGGAAGGCGGCGCCCCGAGCAAGCTGCTGCACGAGGTCAACTACCTGCGCGTGCTGCTCGACGAATGCCGGATCGCGGTCGACGACGTGTTCGCGCACCTGTACCGCAACGGCGTGTCGGTCGACATCGTGTTCCAGGTCGAGCGGATGCGGATGCGCATCCAGCGCGCGGAAATGCTGCTGAACGCGTGGATGGCGCGCGACGACCTGCGCGGGACCGCGCGCCTCACGGCCGAGCTCGTCGATGCGAACCAGAACAGCCAGAGCGTGTCGCACCTCGTGCGCAGCAATTTCTCGCTGTTCGCGCGCAAGCTCGTCGAGACCAACGCGGACACCGGCGAGCACTACATCACGCGCGGCCGCGCCGAGTACCTGAAGATGCTGCGGATGGCCGCGGGCGGCGGGCTCGTCACCGTCGCGACGGTCTGCCTGAAGTTCGCGGTCACCGGCGCGCACCTGCAGTCGATGCTCGAAGGGCTGCTCGCCGGCGTCAACTACGCGGCGAGCTTCATGGTGATGCACTTCCTGCACTTCACGCTCGCGACCAAGCAGCCGGCGATGACCGCGCCGACGCTCGCGCGCGAGCTCGACGGCACGACCCACGACGACGGCGTGAAGCATTTCGTGTCGTCGGTGATCGCGCTGATCCGCACGCAGGCGGCGGCGATCTGCGGCAACGTGCTCGTCGTGCTGCCGGTGTGCCTGCTCGTGCAGCTATTCGCGGGCGGCGTGCTGCATGCGAACCTGATCTCGGCGCAGAAGGCGCATGCGACGCTGCAGTCGTTCTCGCTGCTCGGCCCGACGCCGCTCTATGCGGCGCTCACGGGCGTGCTGCTGTGGTCGTCGAGCCTGCTCGCCGGCTGGGCGGACAACTGGTTCGTGCTGCATCGGGTCGGCGACGCGCTCGCGTACAACCGCCGGCTGCGCCTCACGCTCGGCGCGGCCGGCGCGGCCAAGCTCGCGCATTTCTGCCGCTCGAACGTCGCCGGCGTGGTCGGCAACGTCGGCCTCGGCCTGATGCTCGGCCTCGTGCCGGCGATCGTCACCGCCGTCGCGTTTTCGTTCGAGGTGCGTCACGTGACGCTGTCCGCGGGCTCGATCGGCATCGCGCTCGGCGTGCTCGGCAAGGACACGCTCGGCTCGCCCGAGCTGTGGTGGGCGGCGGCGGGCGTGCTCAGCATGGCGATCCTCAACGTCGCGGTGAGCTTCGCGCTCGCGTTCACGATGGCCGTGCGCTCGCGCAGCCTGCGGCCGACCAAGGTGCGCGCGCTCGTCGCCGCGATCGGCCGGGCGGTGCTCGCGAATCCGCTCGTGCTGGTCTGGCCGGCAGCCGGCGCGACGGCCCGCACGGGGCAGTCGGGGTCGCACTGA
- a CDS encoding THUMP domain-containing class I SAM-dependent RNA methyltransferase has translation MSSPTQYEFFAPCPRGLEAALAAELAEIAGSHLNGAPFAAGAQVPGGVHFRGGWAAGMAANLHSRIASRVLLKIAHRPYRNEQDVYALALEQPWERWFAATQTLRVDITAIKSPLKSLEFATLRVKDAICDRMRDKTGARPSIDTGAPDVRVFAFLTATDCTLYLDTSGEPLFKRGWRLDKGAAPLRENLAAGILRLTGWTPGTPLYDPMCGSGTFLAEAAQIALGVAPGVERRFGFEKLKQYDITAWQGLKVAALDAKRAARGKRDDLLVYGSDISGDMLEKARANLERAGVPSLWLKQVDARAMTPPCDAPGIIVANPPYGERIEVRGRGPRGDARETGRNRGNDDAFRRTHTDAPDSEFFNALGDALKQRFAGWQAFLLTSDRALPGQLRLRESAKTPLFNGALECRLFRFDLIAGSVKARPAAAEGDA, from the coding sequence ATGTCCTCGCCCACCCAGTACGAATTCTTCGCTCCCTGCCCGCGCGGCCTCGAAGCGGCGCTTGCCGCCGAGCTGGCCGAGATCGCCGGCAGCCATCTGAACGGCGCGCCGTTCGCCGCGGGCGCGCAGGTGCCGGGCGGCGTCCATTTCCGGGGCGGCTGGGCCGCCGGGATGGCCGCGAACCTGCATTCGCGGATCGCGAGCCGCGTGCTGCTGAAGATCGCGCACCGCCCGTACCGCAATGAGCAGGACGTCTACGCGCTCGCGCTCGAGCAGCCGTGGGAGCGCTGGTTCGCGGCGACGCAGACGCTGCGCGTCGACATCACCGCGATCAAGTCGCCGCTCAAGAGCCTCGAGTTCGCGACGCTGCGCGTGAAGGACGCGATCTGCGACCGCATGCGCGACAAGACCGGCGCGCGCCCGAGCATCGACACCGGCGCGCCCGACGTGCGCGTGTTCGCGTTCCTGACCGCCACCGACTGCACACTGTACCTCGACACGTCCGGCGAGCCGCTGTTCAAGCGCGGCTGGCGCCTCGACAAGGGCGCGGCGCCGCTGCGCGAGAACCTCGCGGCCGGCATCCTGCGCCTGACCGGCTGGACTCCCGGCACGCCGCTGTACGACCCGATGTGCGGCAGCGGCACCTTCCTCGCGGAAGCGGCGCAGATCGCGCTCGGCGTGGCGCCGGGCGTCGAGCGCCGCTTCGGCTTCGAAAAGCTCAAGCAGTACGACATCACCGCGTGGCAGGGCCTGAAGGTCGCGGCGCTGGACGCGAAGCGCGCGGCGCGCGGCAAGCGCGACGATCTGCTGGTCTACGGCAGCGACATCTCCGGCGACATGCTCGAGAAGGCGCGCGCGAACCTCGAACGCGCGGGCGTGCCGTCGCTGTGGCTCAAGCAAGTCGACGCGCGCGCGATGACGCCGCCGTGCGACGCGCCGGGGATCATCGTCGCGAACCCGCCGTACGGCGAGCGGATCGAAGTGCGCGGCCGCGGCCCGCGCGGCGATGCGCGCGAGACGGGCCGCAATCGCGGCAACGACGACGCGTTCCGCCGCACCCACACCGACGCGCCCGACAGCGAGTTCTTCAACGCGCTCGGCGACGCGCTGAAGCAGCGCTTCGCCGGCTGGCAGGCGTTCCTGCTGACGTCCGACCGCGCGCTGCCCGGCCAGCTCCGGCTGCGCGAATCGGCCAAGACGCCGCTCTTCAACGGCGCGCTCGAATGCCGGCTGTTCCGCTTCGACCTGATCGCGGGCAGCGTGAAGGCGCGTCCGGCCGCTGCGGAAGGCGACGCGTGA
- a CDS encoding VOC family protein, with product MTSATANANAPATLDRAIAWFDIPSLDFDRAIRFYETVLQTTLHRDVIGGVPMAVFGHEASATGGSIVYDPQQMKPSATGVLVYLNAGESVVAALDRAKRAGGVVQGSVVELPNNYGYIGYLIDTEGNRVGLHAPKCH from the coding sequence ATGACGTCCGCGACTGCAAACGCAAACGCACCCGCAACCCTCGACCGTGCCATCGCCTGGTTCGACATTCCGTCCCTCGATTTCGACCGCGCGATCCGCTTCTACGAAACCGTGCTGCAGACGACGCTGCATCGCGACGTGATCGGCGGCGTGCCGATGGCCGTGTTCGGCCACGAAGCGTCGGCCACCGGCGGCAGCATCGTCTACGACCCGCAGCAGATGAAGCCGAGCGCGACCGGCGTGCTCGTCTACCTGAACGCGGGCGAATCGGTCGTCGCGGCGCTCGACCGCGCGAAGCGCGCGGGCGGCGTCGTGCAGGGGTCGGTCGTCGAACTGCCGAACAACTACGGTTACATCGGCTACCTGATCGATACCGAAGGCAACCGCGTCGGCCTGCACGCGCCGAAATGCCACTGA
- a CDS encoding helix-turn-helix transcriptional regulator — MTRRADRLFQIAELLRGRRLTTAQQLADWLSVSPRTVYRDVRDLQLSGVPIEGEAGIGYRLNRNASLPPLTFTAEELAALAAGARMLETWGGARFAGGARSALAKIASAMPADKRNALDRLPVFAPSFHIDAAFCAKVDAIHQAVDTRHVVSFAYRDRLGANTQRRVWPLGLVYWGGRWTIGAWCELRDDFRTFDIARMGDITVHEQFPDMEGRRIADYMRIAEAPMR, encoded by the coding sequence ATGACGCGTCGTGCCGATCGCCTGTTCCAGATCGCCGAGCTGCTGCGCGGGCGTCGCCTGACGACCGCGCAGCAGCTCGCCGACTGGCTGTCGGTGTCGCCGCGCACCGTGTACCGCGACGTGCGCGACCTGCAGTTGTCAGGGGTGCCGATCGAAGGCGAGGCCGGCATCGGCTACCGGCTGAACCGCAATGCGAGCCTGCCGCCGCTCACCTTCACCGCGGAGGAGCTCGCGGCGCTCGCCGCCGGCGCGCGGATGCTCGAGACCTGGGGCGGCGCGCGCTTCGCGGGCGGCGCCCGTTCGGCGCTCGCGAAGATCGCGTCGGCGATGCCGGCCGACAAGCGCAACGCGCTCGACCGCCTGCCGGTGTTCGCGCCGTCGTTCCACATCGACGCGGCGTTCTGCGCGAAAGTCGATGCGATCCACCAGGCGGTGGACACGCGGCACGTCGTCAGCTTCGCGTATCGCGACCGCCTCGGCGCGAACACGCAGCGCCGCGTGTGGCCGCTTGGGCTCGTGTACTGGGGCGGGCGCTGGACGATCGGCGCGTGGTGCGAGCTGCGCGACGACTTTCGCACCTTCGACATCGCGCGGATGGGCGACATCACCGTGCACGAGCAGTTTCCGGACATGGAAGGGCGCCGGATCGCGGATTACATGCGGATCGCGGAAGCGCCGATGCGCTGA
- a CDS encoding carbon-nitrogen hydrolase family protein: protein MSTSVIAALQLGTSPAGTRATLDKILGYEAAIRDCGASLVVLPEAVLGGYPKGEIFGTRLGYRLPEGRDAYARYAAQAIDVPGPETDELAALSQRTAASLVVGVIERGGSTLYCTALFFDPRDGLVAKHRKLMPTGTERLIWGQGDGSTLPIVETAAGRAGAVICWENHMPLLRCAMYAKGVQIWCAPTVDERDVWQSSMRHIAHEGRCFVVSACQVLPSPRALGIDVPGWDPERPLIRGGSVIVGPLGDLLAEPLIGEEGLVTARIDLDELVRARYDFDVVGHYARADVFSLHVDERPKRAVVFGE from the coding sequence ATGTCCACCTCGGTCATCGCCGCGCTGCAGCTCGGCACATCGCCCGCCGGCACGCGCGCCACGCTCGACAAGATCCTCGGCTACGAAGCGGCGATCCGCGATTGCGGCGCATCGCTCGTGGTGCTGCCCGAAGCCGTGCTAGGCGGCTATCCGAAAGGCGAGATCTTCGGCACGCGGCTCGGCTACCGGCTGCCCGAAGGCCGCGACGCGTATGCGCGCTACGCCGCGCAAGCGATCGACGTGCCGGGGCCGGAAACGGACGAGCTGGCCGCGCTGTCGCAGCGCACCGCCGCGAGCCTCGTGGTCGGCGTGATCGAGCGCGGCGGCAGCACGCTCTATTGCACGGCGCTGTTTTTCGACCCGCGCGACGGGCTCGTCGCGAAGCATCGCAAGCTGATGCCGACCGGCACCGAGCGGCTGATCTGGGGGCAGGGCGACGGCTCGACGCTGCCCATCGTCGAGACCGCCGCGGGGCGGGCCGGCGCCGTGATCTGCTGGGAGAACCACATGCCGTTGTTGCGCTGCGCGATGTATGCGAAGGGCGTGCAGATTTGGTGCGCGCCGACCGTCGACGAGCGCGACGTCTGGCAAAGCTCGATGCGCCATATCGCGCACGAGGGGCGCTGCTTTGTCGTGAGCGCGTGCCAGGTGCTGCCGTCGCCGCGCGCGCTCGGGATCGACGTGCCGGGCTGGGACCCGGAGCGGCCGCTGATCCGCGGCGGCAGCGTGATCGTCGGACCGCTCGGCGACCTGCTGGCCGAGCCGCTGATCGGGGAAGAGGGGCTCGTCACCGCGCGCATCGATCTCGACGAGCTGGTGCGCGCGCGTTACGACTTCGACGTGGTCGGGCACTATGCGCGCGCCGACGTGTTCTCGCTGCACGTGGACGAACGACCGAAGCGAGCGGTGGTGTTCGGGGAATGA
- a CDS encoding LysR family transcriptional regulator, with product MNGDDISRIDLNLLKVFEALYEEGGASRAALRLDLTQSAVSAALARLRALYADPLFVRTGRGLAPTPRADELKPILSDALDRCRQSLAIAADSGDRLGRTISLGLSDDFEIALGSALIAAVAKEAAGIRLIFRQTHSGIAGDALLRHGVDLAIASGGFSASGLSRRAVATGGYACLIDPAARARPARALTLADYLRHDHLLVSSGGVIGIVDEALAALGHKRRVAASTTHFAALPYLLLGTAAIATIPAHAARAIARTTPLRCVACPVELPGYPVEIGWRTSTQRDPAIVRVRDAIAACVATIVAA from the coding sequence ATGAACGGTGATGATATCTCTCGCATCGACCTGAACCTGCTGAAGGTGTTCGAGGCGCTGTACGAGGAAGGCGGCGCGAGCCGCGCGGCGCTGCGGCTCGATCTGACGCAGTCGGCCGTCAGCGCGGCGCTCGCACGGCTGCGCGCGCTCTACGCCGATCCGCTGTTCGTGCGCACCGGCCGAGGGCTCGCGCCGACACCACGCGCGGACGAGCTGAAGCCGATCCTGTCCGACGCGCTCGACCGCTGCCGGCAGAGCCTCGCGATCGCCGCCGACAGCGGCGACCGGCTCGGCCGCACGATCTCGCTCGGGCTGTCGGACGACTTCGAGATCGCGCTCGGCAGCGCGCTGATCGCCGCGGTCGCGAAGGAGGCGGCCGGCATCCGGCTGATCTTCCGGCAGACGCACAGCGGCATCGCCGGCGACGCGCTGCTGCGGCACGGCGTCGACCTCGCGATCGCGTCGGGCGGATTTTCGGCGAGCGGGCTGAGCCGGCGCGCGGTCGCGACCGGCGGCTACGCGTGCCTGATCGATCCGGCGGCGCGCGCACGGCCGGCGCGCGCGCTGACACTCGCCGACTATCTGCGGCACGACCATCTGCTGGTGTCGTCAGGGGGCGTGATCGGCATCGTCGACGAAGCGCTGGCCGCGCTCGGCCACAAGCGGCGCGTCGCCGCGTCGACCACGCATTTCGCCGCACTGCCTTACCTGCTGCTCGGCACGGCCGCCATCGCGACGATCCCCGCGCACGCGGCGCGGGCGATCGCGCGCACGACGCCGCTGCGCTGCGTCGCATGCCCGGTCGAACTGCCCGGCTATCCGGTAGAAATCGGCTGGCGCACGAGCACGCAGCGCGATCCGGCGATCGTGCGCGTGCGCGACGCGATCGCAGCGTGCGTCGCGACGATCGTCGCGGCGTGA
- a CDS encoding NUDIX hydrolase — protein sequence MKPEIWTPHVTVAAIVERAGRFLVIEEETSAGLRINQPAGHLEAGESLADAVIRETLEETAHPFEPDALVGVYLAHYDRPGNAGATYLRFTFCGAAGEPLPGHPLDDGIVRTRWMTADELRACSDRHRSPAVMRCVDDYLAGRRVPLDFVHTHSVAPRPDAFDRQMVNK from the coding sequence ATGAAACCCGAAATCTGGACCCCGCACGTGACCGTCGCGGCGATCGTCGAGCGCGCCGGCCGCTTTCTCGTGATCGAGGAAGAAACCTCGGCGGGCCTGCGCATCAACCAGCCCGCCGGCCACCTCGAAGCCGGCGAATCGCTCGCCGACGCCGTGATCCGCGAAACGCTCGAGGAAACCGCGCATCCGTTCGAGCCCGACGCGCTCGTGGGCGTGTACCTCGCCCACTACGACCGCCCCGGCAACGCGGGCGCCACCTATCTGCGCTTCACGTTCTGCGGCGCGGCGGGCGAGCCGCTGCCCGGGCACCCGCTCGACGACGGCATCGTCCGCACGCGGTGGATGACGGCCGACGAGCTGCGCGCATGCAGCGACCGTCACCGCTCGCCCGCGGTAATGCGCTGCGTCGACGACTATCTCGCCGGGCGGCGCGTGCCGCTCGATTTCGTGCATACGCATTCGGTCGCGCCGCGGCCGGACGCATTCGATCGTCAGATGGTGAACAAATGA